Proteins found in one Seonamhaeicola sp. S2-3 genomic segment:
- a CDS encoding DegT/DnrJ/EryC1/StrS aminotransferase family protein produces MPGFELFGEQERKQVNDVLENGVLMRYGFDGMRNGHWKAKELEAELENTFQSKHVQLVSSGTAAVSVALASAGIGAGDEVIMPTFTFVASFEAIMLLGAIPVLVDVDDTLGLNPQAIEKAITPKTKAIMVVQMCGSMANMNAIQQIAKKHNLLVVEDACQAIGGTYNNKPLGSIGDLGCFSFDFVKTITCGEGGAVVTNNKEYYINADHYSDHGHDHIGNDRGAETHPFLGYNFRISELHAAVGLAQVKRLPEFLEIQRRYLNIFKETLSKIPEVTLRTVPEGGEESGAFFNFFLPDLETVRKVMQAFKNQGIDACWNYFDNNWHYIRKWDHLKQQKSLFPISKEVKEGLKYLETKTFEMSDHYIGRNISCLIKLSWTEEDVKTRTNKMAEIIKAVL; encoded by the coding sequence ATGCCAGGATTTGAATTATTTGGAGAACAAGAACGTAAACAAGTAAACGATGTATTAGAAAACGGCGTACTAATGCGCTATGGTTTTGATGGTATGCGCAATGGCCATTGGAAAGCCAAAGAACTAGAAGCAGAACTTGAAAACACATTTCAATCTAAACACGTACAATTAGTATCTAGCGGTACAGCAGCCGTTTCAGTAGCCTTAGCCTCTGCAGGAATAGGAGCAGGAGATGAGGTCATTATGCCAACATTTACCTTTGTAGCCAGTTTTGAGGCCATAATGCTTTTAGGCGCCATACCCGTTTTAGTTGATGTAGATGATACCTTAGGCTTAAATCCGCAGGCAATAGAAAAAGCCATAACACCAAAAACAAAAGCCATTATGGTAGTGCAAATGTGTGGCAGTATGGCTAATATGAATGCTATACAGCAAATAGCAAAAAAGCACAATTTATTGGTAGTAGAAGATGCATGTCAAGCTATTGGCGGTACTTATAACAACAAACCATTAGGAAGTATAGGAGATTTAGGGTGTTTCTCTTTCGATTTTGTAAAAACCATAACCTGTGGCGAAGGTGGAGCCGTAGTAACAAACAATAAGGAGTACTACATAAATGCAGACCATTACAGTGATCATGGTCATGACCATATAGGCAATGATAGGGGCGCAGAAACACATCCATTTTTAGGATATAATTTTAGAATTTCAGAACTACATGCAGCCGTTGGTTTAGCACAAGTAAAACGTTTACCAGAGTTTTTAGAAATACAAAGACGTTATTTAAATATTTTTAAAGAAACCCTGTCTAAAATACCTGAAGTTACATTAAGAACAGTTCCAGAAGGGGGAGAAGAAAGTGGCGCCTTTTTCAATTTCTTTTTACCAGATTTAGAAACTGTTAGAAAAGTAATGCAAGCCTTTAAAAACCAAGGTATTGATGCTTGTTGGAATTATTTTGATAATAACTGGCATTACATACGTAAGTGGGACCACTTAAAACAACAAAAATCCTTATTCCCAATTTCTAAAGAAGTAAAAGAAGGTTTAAAATATTTAGAAACCAAAACATTTGAAATGTCAGACCACTATATTGGCAGAAACATATCATGTTTAATAAAATTATCTTGGACAGAAGAAGACGTGAAAACAAGAACCAATAAAATGGCTGAAATTATAAAAGCTGTTTTGTAA
- a CDS encoding NAD(P)H-dependent oxidoreductase, translated as MSIIDKLKWRYATKKFNPTKTLTKNQLNTLKEAFNLTATSYGLQTVKMIVIQDTSLRESLLKHSYNQNQVVEASHLLVLCIQEKILEADVNKFFKNIQSIRNTPNKILDPYRLNLIDMLSNMTIKEQQQWSKNQAYIALGNLMTVCAVEGIDACPMEGFNPEGYDKALNLQEKGLKSVLLLPVGYRAEDDMFADFKKVRMQVTESVLEI; from the coding sequence ATGAGTATTATAGATAAATTAAAGTGGAGATACGCAACAAAAAAGTTTAATCCAACTAAAACACTCACTAAAAATCAACTAAACACCTTAAAAGAAGCATTTAACCTAACAGCAACATCATATGGTTTACAAACAGTTAAAATGATTGTAATTCAAGACACAAGTTTAAGAGAATCACTTCTAAAACATTCCTACAATCAAAACCAAGTTGTTGAGGCCTCTCACTTATTAGTATTATGTATTCAAGAAAAAATACTAGAAGCAGACGTAAATAAATTCTTTAAAAACATTCAATCCATTCGTAATACACCCAACAAAATATTAGACCCATACAGGCTTAATTTAATAGACATGTTAAGCAACATGACAATAAAAGAACAACAACAATGGTCTAAAAATCAAGCCTACATAGCCCTAGGTAATTTAATGACAGTTTGCGCTGTAGAAGGCATAGATGCTTGCCCCATGGAAGGATTTAATCCAGAAGGTTATGATAAAGCCTTGAACCTTCAAGAAAAAGGACTAAAATCTGTTTTACTCTTACCAGTAGGTTATAGAGCAGAAGACGATATGTTTGCAGACTTTAAAAAAGTTAGAATGCAAGTAACAGAAAGTGTTTTAGAAATTTAA